The Fusarium falciforme chromosome 10, complete sequence DNA segment ATTGAATCCAATGCAGAGATGGGTAGACTCACCCCCCGAAGAAGAGCCAGCTCCTATTTCGGCCATTGTGCGTGCTATATCAACAAGCCCTTCAGGTGAGATTTTTGTTGCAGATTCCTTCGGCTGCCTAACCAGCGTGTAGATATATCTGACGACAAGCGACCCAAACAACGGCATAATGCATACATCCCCGTACTCTATCCATCTTCCATGAGTAGTGCAGGTACATCTAGTGGTGGTTCAAGTTCATCAGCCTACTCTGCCAACTCTGAAACACACGAGAGGCTGAGTAGAAGCCGCCTACGACGGAGAAAAAGAGTGCCAAGGAAGAAGGGCCCGCCCAAGCCAACGCCATTTGAGTGCACCTTTTGCACCGAAAGATTCCATAAGAAACACGACTGGCAACGCCATGAAAATTCTGTCCATCTGGGACTTGAGAGGTGGATATGCTCCCCGGAAGAACCGAGGGCCACCCATCCTGAGAGTGGCAAGCTTTGCTGTGTATTTTGCAGCCAAGATGATCCAGATGATGGTCATATCAAGCGTCATAACCCCTCGGCTTGCCAAGAACGTGCCTTTAACCGAAAGGACCATTTGAAGCAGCATCTCAGGCTAGTTCATGGCGCTGGCTTTGTTGTGTGGTCTATGAATTCCTGGAAAGTGTCGATATCTCGAATACGATCTCGGTGTGGACTATGTGACAGCTTGATCGACACTTGGCAAGACCGTGTAAACCATTTAGCAGATCACTTCAAGATGGGGCATACTATGGCAAGTTGGAAAGGGGACTGGGGGTTTGATGCTTCAATTCTCGAGATGGTCGAAAATGCGATCCCACCTTGTGAGTAACTCGGAAGGCGAAGCCGCGTGTTGTTAACAAATTGGTAGATCTTATTAGTACCGAGAGGAGCTCTCCCTTCCCTTTTAGGGGCAGTGGCACGGCGGCGAACTCTCCTCGGACTGCATATGAACTCTTAAGCTTAGAGTTGATGCACTTTATGGAGAATCATTTCGAAGAAACTGGAGCACTGCCAGGCAATGCTGACATACAACTCGAGGCGTGTCGCATTATTTTTGCATCCGAGGTCTTGTCGTCCATGGAAGAGCCTGAAGCAAACCCACCTTCATCTTGGCTACGAGACATCATCACTTCAAACCCCAGCCTGTCTCAGCAAGCGCTATTCGGACCTATCCGATCACGACGAGAGAATAAGCTTTCATCTCTGGAAATCAAAGGAAAGAAGAACCTCTTTGAAGGATGTCCCCTTGAGGCTGAATTACGCACGCTTGTTGAAACCAAGCAAATGTTGGGCCAAACGACTATTGAGAATGATGAGCTTCAACACGAGGCTTGTCGAGTAGTCAAGACGATAGAGACTGTCGCCTCAAAGCAGTCATATGATCTAGTGGCTAATTGGTTGGTCAAGATGATTCTCGAATCCAGTCACTGGTTAGATGGCTTTAGGCAACGTATGCATCTTCCACCTGCGGAATCACCAGAATCGTCGAGCCAGCCGCTAATACTCTCTGCCGATGGACTTCTCTGCGAGTCGAGCCAATGCATTTTGACAGCTGCCAACAACGAAGGCAATTCATCTGCCTTTATGTCCGAATCTAGGACTGGCCAACCATTCTGGACTGAAACAAGTCCTTACATGCTCAATGACTCCAATTTTCACGAGCGCTTGGGAAGGGAATTGCGTCGTTGGGTATCTTCCACCATGTCTCCACGAAACCCTCAATGTCATATCCCAACAGACGAAGAACTGCGGCATCAAGCACGCTGGATAGCATATGGGGAGTAAGTACTGGTGGTGTCACGTGGTGGACTGTACTGACCAGACACAGTGACGACCCATGGAACCAAACGCATGCAGATAACCCCGAATGGTTAGAAAGATTCAAGCAGAGCGTCGGTATTCCCTAATGCTTTGTTTGGTGATCGGGTAGGCAAGTGAGAGGCTGTCGTTGAAAACGGCAGGGCAGAGCACAAGGCCCATGTCCTATGAACGGATGCAATGCGATAAAAGCCAAGCACGCAAGATCTTATGTTTGTTTATACCCTATATACCCTAATATTGCTCCTGTCATCGTGATATGGTCAGAAGAGTAAAGACGTCCGCTTAGTAGCAATGAACGTCGTTTGCTTGTTTATCAACACTACTCGGTGAAGGAAGCTCAAGATAACACCACCACAAAGCGGCTTAGATTCAGCAAACAGAGTTTGATGGCAGGGACAAGGGTTTCATGCGGCATGATAGTAGCTAAAACTCTTTCAATCTTCACTAAGAGTGGTCTCTAGATCTGTGATTCACAGCTCCGATGGATATCTCCATTCTGGCATCGTTTGCAAGCCGTGACCCACCGTCTATTTATTCGTACACGCCAAATCATCTCCTCTTTCAGCCTGCACTCCCTCACCTCTCTTTCATCCACACGAGTTGcacctcctcttcttgcAGCTGCAACGCACCAATCAACCACTCCATCCTCACCCGCAAGGTAACAGCAAAAGTCATTTCCGCACATTTTCCTTCTAACAATCTTGCATCGCAGGTTCATCATGCCACCCAAGAGAGCCTCAATGGAGAGTTCAGAGGGTTCGCGCAAGGTTGCCAAGACGACCAacgacaccaccaacaacgcTAACCGCCAAGAGCTCGCCCGAAGTCTCATAGCAAAAGGAATCGGCATCTCGAGCGACAACGCGGTCGTTAGACGCGAAGATGAGGTTGACACTGCCAGTGTTGCGCTCGAGGTGGCGAGTGTTCTGAAGACCAAGGACGAGTTTCCCAACAAGACGTGCAAGGCGCTTGTCACAATCGCATTTCAACTCATTGGGAGAGATCCGGAGAATCACATCGAGCTGGTCAACAAGATTATCGAGCGGATGAAGAACACCCACTTCCTCGAAGCGTCCTTCGCACGGTGGACTGGACAGAGAAAGACATTCGAGCTTCTCAAGACGGCGAGTGCAATGTGCAAGACATGGAGAAACTACATATTTGTTCCAGCCGCACAGTTCATCATTCCTCCCTTCATCATGCTCTACATCATGAAGAGCTATTCTGAGATGAGGGGAGACAACGCCAAGCTTCTTGCACGCCACAACACGTTTCGCTACCTCGGACGCTCCATCGACAAGTGGGAATCAATGAAAGAATACCAGGTTATGCTCATCGGACGACGGCCTGATGACGAACCTTTTAATCCTGCCGATGTTGCCGTACCCGCGTCAGTTCTCCCGGGACCAGGCCTCATCAACACACCTGACCTCATCGCATTGGCTCCCTACCCCTCTTCGACAAGCTTTATCTCTGTTCGCAAGGATCTCACCAGTGAAGATTGGGTCTCTATCAATCGGGAATGGCTTGACAAACTGGGAGACCGTCGCGTCGATGGTGCCAGCTTCAAAGACAAGGTCGAGCAGCAGGTCACGGCGCAAACAGCTCCTCTGATCCCAGAGATGTACCGGGACAAACTGTGGGCTTGGTTTGGTGAGTTCAACAAGGAAGGTCGAAAGCTGATTGAAGTAGATTTCCAGTCATCGGTTCAGATCAAGACCGAGGTCGAAAGTTTGATCCAGTCAGACGATCCGACGGTGACTGCTCTCCGTCGAATCGAACAACTCCTGAAGGAACTTCCGGACAGCTGTATTCATGATACCCTTGCAATCAAAGAGCAGATAAATCGACTTTTCGCGTACCGGGAGGCTGAGAATTCTGATAGTCAGCGATGGAAGAACGATGTTCAGCAGGCGTCACGCGCCATGGTCGAAGCAGCAAGCAAGCTCCCTATTTTGGAGGCGTCCGTCATGAATTCGATGATCCAGCGAGTTGAAAGACACCGACAGGAGGCGATCGAGAAACTGGAGAAAGAGGTTAACGACAAATGGGATGCCGTAGATGTCTCGGGGTCTGCCTCTCCAGAGAATGCAGTCGAGCTCATGGTTGAACTCAAGGAGGACTTCAACATGACCGATGACGACATCAGAGATTGGATTCAGTTGGGTGAAGGCATACGTGGGATGGAGGACTCCCCCGACAACTGGTTGACTTTTGTCTACTTCAAGAAGATTGCGATGACGGTTGGGGGCAACGCCTTGCTAGCCCTTGTCGGCTATGATCAGAAGCAGGCATCCGATGGCTTGGAGGAATCGGCGTAGCGTAGTGGGAGGAGGGGAAAGAAAGATGGCGTTTGATGGCAAGATCAGTGGAACCAACTGAGGTAGTAACTGGCTAACCGGGAGTTGGTAGAGGGGCGGGTTGATGCCTCGGAGCCAAGAGACTGCACAGAATGGATCTCGAAACATTGAGGCTATTAATGAGCATCAGAGCTATTTCAACCCAATCTGAAGTGTGAAATCATGTACGTACTGCCACATACAACTTAACACACGGCGTCAACCCTTGCTTTCTTCAAGTGCTGTCAAGGTACTGAGACATGACTGCCAGGTCATGTACATGAAGGGAGACTGGCTGTGTCAGCTAGAAGCAAGTTTACTGAATATTGTAGCTCGCACGATGGGACTCACGATCCATGTTGAGATACCCGAGTTCCCAGATTCTTTATAACCCCGATGAACTGTCCAAAACACTACAGGCACTCTGCTGCACCCACTGCCAAGATTTCATCGGACTATCGGGCATCTCTAACGTCAGGGCACTATCCTGATGGGAGATTGATGAATGCGTGGGCATCGAGGGGTCGAAAAGGCGGAGAGATGCAGACCCGAGACCCATGCTTCGCGAGGCCTCTCCCCTGGTATGTCAATCGATGAGCCTCATGCAGGTCTTAGAATGAGTTCATTACCGCCCAAACGACCCTCTTCAGGTTATTGGGATCGCCAGTTCTCTCTTGGCTATCGAATAGCCGAACTCTGGGCATATAGGCTGTACTGTGCCACGTTTTTAGTTAACtctatttaaactattatgCAACATGCATGTGATATACTCAGCCCCTAGCCCTGCAAACTCTAGACGTTGCGTAATCTCCTGGCTCCTCAACCCCAACACCGAAACGCAACTGGTGTAATTCAGGACTCTATTTTCATACAGAATCCTTTCCCAACCCATCCACCGCCAAACCTCGTGATGTAGACACTGCTACAAATTCCTCACAGCATGATCAATGGCATATTTATACCCATGCACCCCAAACCCCATgatcaccgccgccgccttaTCGCTAAGGTAGCTGTGATGCCGAAACTTCTCCCTTGTGTGCGTATTGCTGATGTGCAACTCAATGAACGGAATATCTACCCCAGCTAGGGCGTCCCGGATGGCGACgcttgtgtgtgtgtatcCAGCAGGGTTGATGATTATAACGTTGATCTTGCCCCTCGCTTCATGAATGCGGTCGATGATGGAACCCTCTGTGTTGGACTGGAAGGACTGCAAATCAGCTCCTAGAGACTGGGCATGCTCCTTGCAGCTTGCCTCCAGGTCCTTCAGGGTGGTGTGGCCGTAGATATGGGGTTCGCGGGTGCCcaggaggttgaggttgggcCCGTTGATTAGGAGGATGGATTGGCCCATGGTAGTAGTGAAATGCTTTGGTAAATAATAGCAGTTGATGGCAAATTAGATACCAATGGGATGAGGAAGTTAAGCTGATTTCTAGACCCTGGAGTGTGACAGGATCATTTCACCTGTGACTGCTTTGCCACTTGTAACCCCTCTCTGAGATCTCACTTGAGCGGCTAAGATCTCTGCCGTTTCGGCCTCACCAGGTCCACGGCGGTAGCTTTGCCGCGGAACCGGGATGACAGGCACAGGGATATTCCATCTTCCGTTATGGCATCATTGGACGCTTGGAACCTAAATCCTTGGGATCTTTTCCTTTGAAGGCGAGGCTGCAGATGAGGTTTGTGTCCTCGAAAGATTCCCAACCATAGCTTCTCGTTGCTGTATAAGCAAGACATATTTATTCTTTTCATATATCCTTTTCCAAGACATTCTGACATTTCAATAAAGTCTCAATTGTTCATCATGGTTGACTTGCACAGCCTCCCTATCGGCTCAAGACCTTCCGCCGCCATCCGCAACAATGGGCCAGACCACCTTGTCCTGGAGCGACTAAAGCTCCGAGAGCTCGCCGAGGGCTGGCCATCATACAGGCAAGGCGACACCATCACTAATAGAATCATGAATGATGACATGCTCCCACAGAGACTCCTGCGAGTGGGAAAACTTTGAATCGATCTTCCACCCCGGCGCCCACGTCTACACCACCTGGTCCGGCCGCGTCCCCTATCAGGATTTTATCGCCGCGTCTAAGGCAGGTATGGACAAGGGTGCCTTCATAATGCACCGGTGCCACGGCACGAGCACCGACATCAACGCCGAGGCGACCCGAGCGGtaaccaagctcaaggcgaCAATCACCCAGCGCTTCGAGGTCGACGGCGCAGAGTTTGACGTTGAGGCTGACTGCCggttctgcttcttctttgagAAGATAGGCAGCCGTTGGGGCGCCCAGCTCGTGCGGCACTGGTACGAGAAGGATAAGATGATTCTGGCGAACCCGGCGAGGTTCCCGGCGGTAGACGAGGAGAGGTTAAAGGGGTACCCGCCTGGGTATAGGTATCTCGCATACTGGCAAGAGGCTACGATGGGGGTCAAGGTGTTGTTGGATATGCCGGGGCATAGGTGTCATGTTGGTACGCCGAATCTGGAGAAGCATGATTTGCTGTACTGGCAGGCGAAGCAGTGGCTGGAAGGGGAGCAAATTGAGATTTAGAATTGTCAATAAATCCGATAAGATTCTTGATCAGCAGTTCTATGATTCGAGTCTTTCCTATGAGTATCGGCAATTGACTTTGTGCTGTTAGGGATGCAACGATACAGTAGCCGGGATAGAGGGGGGCCATGAGGCTGAGAATGTCTGCCCCTAGATTTGCGTCAGCGTGTGAGGCGACAATTCTTATattcttgatgatgatcttgaCTCGAGTAATCCTCGTATTTGCAAATAAAACTTCAACTCGTCAAACTGCAACCTCTATTCTAAATATTCGCCCTCAGCTTCGCCTGCATCGCCGCCCTCATCACCTCCACCGGAGCCGGCTTCCCCGTCCATAGCTCAAACTGCGCATACGCCTGCTCCTCCAACACATCAACCCCCTTGTAGATCTTCCACCCTAGGTGTCTCCTCGCCACCGTCATCAACCCCGTCACCTGCGGCCTATACGCCATCTCTACCAGAACtcccttctcggcctcgaacAGCCCGCCGGGGATCTTGTCCTCTCCGAGATCATCCGCGGGTACGCACcctataataactcttatagcTGCATCCTCCACCGCGGCGGCCTCCTCTAGAGACGAGAACGTTCGAGTCCGTAACTCGGAGAACTGAGAGGCTAGGTCCTTCGCCTTTGAGATCGTcctgttgacgatgatgagctcCTGTATGCCTAGGGTCTGGACAGCATAGCATGCCGCCCTGGCAGCTCCTCCTGCACCAAGCACCACCGCTGCAGACGACTGCAGATCTTGGACTCCTACTTTCGCAACACATCTCTTAATGCCGATCCAATCTGTATTATCCCCGTGCAGTATCCTCTCCCCCCCCGACTCTTTGACAACGACAGTGTTGATGGCCCCGATCTTGTCTCCCAGAGGGGAGACGGAATCCAAAAGGCTGCCAATCTGAAGCTTGTGCGGGAAGGTCACCGAGGCGCCGCCAAAGTCTGGGCGGCTGGTGATCTCCTTTACATTCTCGTCGACTTGTTCGCTTTCGTGGATCTGGTAGTGGTACGGAAGGTTGAGGGCTTGGAATCCGGCGTTGTGGAGGGCGGGAGATAAAGAGTGGGAGATGTTGTAGCCAAAGATGTAGAACTGCTTTGCTGATTCGACAGCCTGGATTTCTGATGGTGTGGCCTCAGAGTTTGTCACAGATCCATCATGAAGACCGAGGTTGCTCGACTGCGTGGGAGTATCGAAATCCATGTTGTGCAAGGTGACAGTAGACAAGGATTAAGAATAGGCAAGTAGG contains these protein-coding regions:
- a CDS encoding Homeobox domain-containing protein — its product is MGHTMASWKGDWGFDASILEMVENAIPPYLISTERSSPFPFRGSGTAANSPRTAYELLSLELMHFMENHFEETGALPGNADIQLEACRIIFASEVLSSMEEPEANPPSSWLRDIITSNPSLSQQALFGPIRSRRENKLSSLEIKGKKNLFEGCPLEAELRTLVETKQMLGQTTIENDELQHEACRVVKTIETVASKQSYDLVANWLVKMILESSHWLDGFRQRMHLPPAESPESSSQPLILSADGLLCESSQCILTAANNEGNSSAFMSESRTGQPFWTETSPYMLNDSNFHERLGRELRRWVSSTMSPRNPQCHIPTDEELRHQARWIAYGDDDPWNQTHADNPEWLERFKQSVGIP
- a CDS encoding Catabolic 3-dehydroquinase 1, whose protein sequence is MGQSILLINGPNLNLLGTREPHIYGHTTLKDLEASCKEHAQSLGADLQSFQSNTEGSIIDRIHEARGKINVIIINPAGYTHTSVAIRDALAGVDIPFIELHISNTHTREKFRHHSYLSDKAAAVIMGFGVHGYKYAIDHAVRNL
- a CDS encoding Shikimate dehydrogenase yields the protein MDFDTPTQSSNLGLHDGSVTNSEATPSEIQAVESAKQFYIFGYNISHSLSPALHNAGFQALNLPYHYQIHESEQVDENVKEITSRPDFGGASVTFPHKLQIGSLLDSVSPLGDKIGAINTVVVKESGGERILHGDNTDWIGIKRCVAKVGVQDLQSSAAVVLGAGGAARAACYAVQTLGIQELIIVNRTISKAKDLASQFSELRTRTFSSLEEAAAVEDAAIRVIIGCVPADDLGEDKIPGGLFEAEKGVLVEMAYRPQVTGLMTVARRHLGWKIYKGVDVLEEQAYAQFELWTGKPAPVEVMRAAMQAKLRANI